The following are encoded together in the Streptomyces tsukubensis genome:
- the nuoH gene encoding NADH-quinone oxidoreductase subunit NuoH gives MFGRDPWWLVLLKAVFCFAFVMLMVLFSIVWERKVVAWMQLRIGPNRHGPWGMLQSLADGIKLMLKEDVIVKRADKVVYILAPVVAAVPAFMAIAVIPFGPAGNEISIFGQRTTMQLTDLPIAMLFILATASVGIYGIVLAGWSSGSTYPLLGGLRSCAQMISYEIAMGAAFASVFLYSGSMSTSAIVEAQNGRWYILLLPVSFLLYIVTMVGETNRAPFDMPESEGDLVGGFNTEYSSIKFAMFMLAEYVNMVTVSAVATTLFLGGWRAPWPISTFWEGANHGWWPMLWFVVKVQLLLFFFIWLRGSLPRVRYDQLMKLGWKVLIPVSVVWLMLVATVRTLRNENYDFAQIVLYVAAAIIVILLLSFVVDIFRDKHGAKSAAGEAGSRGEEGGSPPTGFDPMAGGFPVPPLPGQTLPPVPRRPSRQERELIVSGGPNTDSDGKEASDG, from the coding sequence ATGTTCGGCCGCGACCCTTGGTGGCTCGTCTTGCTGAAGGCGGTGTTCTGCTTCGCCTTCGTCATGCTGATGGTGCTCTTCTCCATCGTCTGGGAGCGCAAGGTCGTCGCCTGGATGCAGCTGCGCATCGGCCCCAACAGGCACGGCCCCTGGGGCATGCTCCAGTCGCTCGCCGACGGCATCAAACTGATGCTGAAGGAAGACGTCATCGTCAAACGGGCCGACAAGGTCGTCTACATCCTCGCGCCCGTCGTCGCCGCGGTACCGGCCTTCATGGCCATCGCCGTCATCCCGTTCGGGCCCGCGGGCAACGAGATCTCGATCTTCGGCCAGCGCACCACGATGCAACTCACCGACCTGCCGATCGCGATGCTCTTCATCCTCGCGACCGCCTCCGTCGGCATCTACGGCATCGTCCTCGCCGGCTGGTCGTCGGGGTCGACGTACCCGCTCCTCGGCGGGCTGCGCTCCTGCGCGCAGATGATCTCGTACGAGATCGCCATGGGCGCCGCCTTCGCCTCCGTCTTCCTCTACTCGGGGTCGATGTCCACCTCGGCCATCGTGGAGGCGCAGAACGGCCGCTGGTACATCCTGCTGCTGCCCGTGTCGTTCCTGCTCTACATCGTGACGATGGTCGGCGAGACCAACCGCGCCCCCTTCGACATGCCGGAGTCCGAGGGAGACCTCGTCGGCGGCTTCAACACCGAGTACAGCTCCATCAAGTTCGCGATGTTCATGCTCGCCGAGTACGTCAACATGGTCACGGTCTCCGCCGTCGCCACGACGCTCTTCCTCGGCGGGTGGCGCGCTCCCTGGCCCATCAGCACCTTCTGGGAGGGCGCGAACCACGGCTGGTGGCCGATGCTCTGGTTCGTCGTCAAGGTCCAGCTCCTGCTGTTCTTCTTCATCTGGCTGCGCGGCTCCCTCCCCCGGGTCCGCTACGACCAGCTCATGAAGCTCGGCTGGAAGGTCCTCATCCCCGTCTCCGTCGTCTGGCTGATGCTGGTGGCCACCGTGCGGACGCTGCGCAACGAGAACTACGACTTCGCGCAGATCGTGCTGTACGTGGCGGCGGCGATCATCGTGATCCTCCTGCTGTCGTTCGTCGTCGACATCTTCCGCGACAAGCACGGCGCCAAGTCCGCCGCCGGGGAAGCCGGTTCGCGCGGCGAAGAGGGTGGATCACCGCCGACCGGCTTCGACCCGATGGCGGGCGGGTTCCCCGTGCCACCCCTGCCGGGCCAGACCCTGCCACCCGTACCGCGCCGCCCCTCCCGCCAGGAACGCGAGCTGATTGTCAGTGGTGGCCCCAATACTGACAGTGACGGAAAGGAGGCGTCCGATGGCTGA
- the nuoI gene encoding NADH-quinone oxidoreductase subunit NuoI: MAEEPKEHQGSSQGFQNPVAGFGVTFKAMFKKRLTEQYPEAKKTTAPRFHGRHQLNRHPDGLEKCIGCELCAWACPADAIYVEGADNTEEERYSPGERYGRVYQINYARCILCGLCIEACPTRALTMTNEFELADSSRESLIYTKDQLLAGLQEGMVDSPHSIFDGMDEGDYYRGAVTAAAPGTVRQVAVSKGEKRDEEPVTVENTAAAVSSGAPHEATTMDRGATT; encoded by the coding sequence ATGGCTGAGGAACCGAAGGAGCACCAGGGCAGCTCGCAGGGGTTCCAGAACCCCGTCGCCGGTTTCGGCGTGACCTTCAAGGCCATGTTCAAGAAGCGGCTGACCGAGCAGTACCCGGAGGCGAAGAAGACCACCGCGCCCCGGTTCCACGGACGGCACCAGCTCAACCGCCACCCGGACGGCCTGGAGAAGTGCATCGGGTGCGAGCTGTGCGCCTGGGCCTGCCCCGCCGACGCGATCTACGTCGAGGGCGCCGACAACACCGAGGAGGAGCGCTACTCCCCGGGGGAGCGGTACGGCCGGGTCTACCAGATCAACTACGCCCGCTGCATCCTGTGCGGACTCTGCATCGAGGCCTGCCCCACCAGGGCGCTGACGATGACCAACGAGTTCGAACTCGCCGACAGCAGCAGGGAGAGCCTGATCTACACCAAGGATCAGCTTCTCGCCGGGCTCCAGGAGGGCATGGTCGACTCGCCGCACTCCATCTTCGACGGCATGGACGAGGGCGACTACTACCGGGGCGCGGTCACCGCCGCGGCCCCCGGCACCGTCCGGCAGGTCGCCGTCTCCAAGGGGGAGAAGCGCGACGAGGAGCCCGTCACCGTGGAGAACACGGCAGCCGCCGTCTCCAGCGGCGCCCCGCACGAGGCCACGACGATGGACAGGGGGGCGACCACGTGA
- a CDS encoding NADH-quinone oxidoreductase subunit J, with product MTSLAAYSTSTGEAVQFWVLAVVAVIGALSTVLMRRAVHSALSLAGTMIVLAVFYLANGAYFLGIVQVVVYTGAIMMLFLFVVMLVGVTAADSLKETIKGQRWLAVLCGLGFGILLFAGIGNASLNDFNGTGGANAKGNVEGLASLIFTKYVFAFEITGALLITATVGAMLLTHRERTERALNQREMAEKRVREGKHLPPLPAPGVYARHNAVDIAGLLPDGTPSELTVNPTLRERGQIRDVSTEAMDDLRALEQRSQERLGRDREEESAL from the coding sequence GTGACTTCCCTCGCCGCGTACTCGACCTCCACTGGCGAGGCCGTCCAGTTCTGGGTGCTCGCCGTCGTCGCCGTGATCGGCGCCCTCAGTACGGTCCTCATGAGGAGGGCCGTGCACAGCGCCCTCAGCCTCGCCGGAACCATGATCGTCCTGGCCGTCTTCTACCTGGCCAACGGCGCGTACTTCCTCGGCATCGTGCAGGTCGTCGTCTATACGGGCGCGATCATGATGCTGTTCCTCTTCGTGGTCATGCTCGTCGGCGTCACCGCCGCGGACTCGCTGAAGGAGACCATCAAGGGCCAGCGCTGGCTGGCCGTCCTCTGCGGCCTCGGCTTCGGCATCCTGCTCTTCGCCGGCATCGGCAACGCCTCGCTGAACGATTTCAACGGCACGGGCGGGGCCAACGCCAAGGGGAACGTGGAAGGCCTCGCCTCCCTCATCTTCACCAAGTACGTCTTCGCCTTCGAGATCACCGGCGCCCTGCTGATCACCGCCACCGTCGGGGCGATGCTCCTCACCCACCGCGAGCGCACGGAACGCGCCCTGAACCAGCGGGAGATGGCGGAGAAGCGGGTCCGCGAAGGCAAGCACCTCCCGCCACTGCCCGCCCCCGGCGTCTACGCCAGGCACAACGCGGTGGACATCGCCGGGCTGCTGCCCGACGGCACCCCCTCCGAGCTGACCGTCAACCCGACGCTCCGCGAACGCGGCCAGATCCGCGATGTGTCGACCGAGGCCATGGACGACCTGCGCGCGCTCGAACAGCGCTCACAGGAGCGGCTCGGCCGTGACCGGGAGGAGGAGAGCGCGCTGTGA
- the nuoK gene encoding NADH-quinone oxidoreductase subunit NuoK, whose translation MNPVNYLYLAALLFTIGATGVLLRRNAIVVFMCVELMLNACNLAFVVFSRMHGNLDGQIIAFFTMVVAAAEVVVGLAIIVSLFRSRHSASVDDADLMKL comes from the coding sequence GTGAACCCTGTCAACTACCTCTATCTAGCAGCCCTGTTGTTCACCATCGGTGCCACCGGCGTGCTGCTCCGGCGGAACGCGATCGTCGTCTTCATGTGCGTGGAACTGATGCTGAACGCGTGCAACCTCGCGTTCGTCGTCTTCTCCCGCATGCACGGGAACCTCGACGGACAGATCATCGCCTTCTTCACGATGGTCGTGGCAGCCGCTGAAGTCGTGGTCGGACTCGCGATCATCGTGTCGCTGTTCCGATCCCGCCACTCCGCCTCGGTCGACGACGCCGACCTGATGAAGCTGTAA